One region of Eretmochelys imbricata isolate rEreImb1 chromosome 2, rEreImb1.hap1, whole genome shotgun sequence genomic DNA includes:
- the TMUB1 gene encoding transmembrane and ubiquitin-like domain-containing protein 1 encodes MALIEGVGDEVTILFALLLILLVLALAWVSTHTSERGDQVFAASPALAAGQLGTESLLEDGPRETSMQTPAAGEPKEEAESSAGAMPDGPDGIAPGLRHRASPGSPQCPLQPAGDIGASPEATDSSPTDRTIVLRLKFLNDTERLATVCPEETVGSLKRAHFPGQEHQVRLIYQGQLLRDDAQSLAALHLTHNSVLHCHVSQHGPAPVAAGLRATADPVHTALSVGSLMLPLFALMLAVLWYVQLQYQHVFTATATSCLAGLTLLFSFMAFALYRR; translated from the exons ATGGCTCTGATTGAGGGCGTGGGGGACGAAGTCACCATCCTCTTTGCCCTGCTGCTCATCCTGCTGGTGCTGGCGCTTGCATGGGTCTCTACGCACACCTCAGAGCGGGGAGACCAGGTCTTTGCTGCTTCCCCCGCTCTGGCAGCTGGACAGCTTGGGACAGAGAGCCTGCTGGAGGACGGGCCGAGGGAAACCAGCATGCAAACCCCAGCGGCAGGGGAGCCCAAGGAAGAAGCGGAGTCTTCAGCAGGTGCCATGCCAGATGGGCCTGACGGTATTGCTCCAGGGCTGAGGCACCGGGCCAGCCCTGGATCtccacagtgccccctgcagcccgctggagacATAGGTGCCAGCCCCGAGGCCACAGACAGTAGCCCCACGGACCGCACCATAGTGTTAAGGCTGAAGTTCCTGAATGACACGGAGCGCCTGGCCACTGTGTGCCCAGAGGAGACTGTCGGCTCTCTGAAGAG GGCCcatttcccaggccaggagcaccAGGTGCGTCTGATCTACCAGGGCCAGCTGCTGCGGGACGATGCTCAGAGCCTGGCTGCGTTGCACCTCACCCACAACAGCGTTCTGCACTGCCACGTCTCCcagcatggcccagcccctgtgGCTGCTGGCCTCCGGGCCACCGCTGACCCTGTGCACACAGCCCTCAGCGTGGGCAGCCTGATGCTGCCGCTCTTCGCGCTTATGCTGGCTGTGCTGTGGTACGTCCAGCTGCAATACCAGCATGTCTTCACCGCCACCGCCACCTCCTGCCTGGCCGGCCTCACCCTGCTCTTCAGCTTCATGGCCTTCGCTCTGTACCGCAGATAA